atgtttttgcataagccatacttagtacattgttttgtaatAACCCcttacttttctatactatataagtataggtaaaatacttttgaaggtttgaaggctAGAAGGAATAACTTGAGAAAGTTTCTCTCaaggcaaagtatgtcctcatatattcgatgGTTGAAGGCTAGAAGGAAGAACTTGAGAATGTTTCTCTCaaggcaaagtatgtcctcatatattcgagggcatagtccttttcttagtttttatttaaagacttgttatgtattttaatttattgtagAGGGCCATGTCCctaatatatattgtatattatgtcgtgtcttaaaTTTGGCTTGTGACGGCGAgattctttaaatatttatgaaagattgtcttttattaaatattcatgaaatgttttaaatttccgcagtacttttcatgttttatgtgATGAACAATAGTAAaggacttgtacaagaccccaaagggtcaagaaTGCTCGGTCACGAAatgagggttctccctaacttctaggtggttttttcgggtcgtgacagacttggAATCAGAGAATAAAGTTAAGAGAAATAGtttaggttctaaaagtctcacaagccacatctagtagtatcttggtcatttgtgtgagtcgcgacacatccatgtacaagaggctataggatgatagaagtttcactttcttatcTATTCTAATGTCGTACCTTAGAGTTGCGTCATGTAAGATGTCTTCTCTTAAtctcttctctttgtgtttataggacatgaatacgaggagatcGACCGCTAGAAGGCAGGAGGGTGGTGTAGCTAATTAGAGGATCCTTCTCTGTGACCAAGTTCCTCTTGTTGGTCAAGAGGAGTAAGAGAATGTGGATGTTCCcattcaagaacctcaagtgccTCCGGAACCCCAATAACCTCAAGTGCCTCCGGAACCCCAAGGACCTCAAGTGTCTCCTATGACTGAAGCTCCTTTTGTTGAGAGTAATATTTCTAATGCAGAGTTGCAGGATGCCCTAATGAacttgacccaactcatgatggCTCAAGATGATGTTGTTAACACCCACTTTGTGGGCCAAGCTAACCAAGGAGATAGGCCACAACCAAATGCTAGTAATCCCGCCTGTAGGATTctggatttcatgaggatgaaccctcctacttttcaTGGAACTAAGGTGGATTATATCCAAAaggtttcatagatgaggttttaaaagtggtagatgctatgggtgtgacccctaGGGAGAAAGAGGAGTTAGTCCTTTACCAACTTAAGGAggtggctcaagtgtggtttgagcaatggaggaGTGAGAGACACCTATAAAGAGGGCTGGTTGATTGGTAAGAATTCAAAGAGGCTTTTCTAGAAAGGTTCTTTCCCCTAGAGTTGAGGGATAAAGTTGGTTGAAGCcatgaaccttcgtcaaggtGTAATGACtgtgcaagagtactctctcaaattcatgAACTCTCCAAGTATGCCGTAACCATGGTAGCCAAccctagggctaggatgaacaagtttgtgatgggagtgtctatCTTGGTTGAAAAAGAGTGTCGTACGGCAATGCTTcttaatgatatggatatctaTAGCCTCATGGTGTACGCGCAaaaaattgaggagtccaaaattagggagataaggAAAGAAGGTAAAAGCCCTAGGTCGGATGATTCTAGTCACTAAAGGCCTAAGAAGAGGTATTATACCTAATATTCTTTCATGGGAAACAAGGATAGGGATCCAAATCAACATTCTCAAGGTGGTGGTCATTCCTATGAAAGGGCTAGGTGCCCTACTTACTGAAAGCAACATATGGGGTAAATGTCTTGCCGGAACGGATTGTTGTTTTTCATGTGATTATAAGGGCCACAAGATGAGGGAATGACCAAACCTTAAATCAAGGGGGAAAGATTTCAATCAAAGCTTCgtagatcctaatgctccaagAAGAACCCTTCCTATGGGATGGGGGCTAGGAAGGATAATTAAACTAGATTGATGGTTTTGTTAAGTCTTAACTCTTTGTTATTGTTTCCTTTGTGTTATGAAGAGAgattatatggttttatatttgatatgatcatgtcatcttgatgaattacttaaagaatgaattttccaatttttttggAAACTTAGTAGTGAACTTCACTatgagaattttgattttttgagacaaaaattgtgttttctttttttgaagtttcaatgtgtgtaAAAGTATTGtgtatgagcatgtttaatgttgggaAAGGTAGTTCATCCATAAAAGAAGACTAAGAGTGAATTTTGACTTCATGAAGTTTTGGTAAAAGAGTTTGTGTTGCAAGGTGTTTGAAAGTGTTAAAGGATGCTGTTTATTGGTTGATGcttgaattttgagttttttgatcatgattgaagTGTTTTATGTGATGCTAAGCGAGTCCTTGTTATTCTTAAAGTtgaagtgtcattcgaggacgaatgttattccaagtgggggagaatataACATCCcaaaacaaactaaggtgaactagagtctcgtggatgtttcttgagttaattttaagttaagcTAAGTTTTTAGCGTCCTTagtcagtgtgtgaagtttggttaagtttggagttcaatcgaccaagaacgtccatgacgttcggaaagtATGATTTCGAATGTACTAGTGTGTCTTGTTGAGTTTAgacgagttttacgtgttcgttttactTGAAACGTGCATTTGATGTTTCTAAGACCTAGAAGActtattttaggggtttaacgaCTGGGCACGACCCCAGCTAGGAcacacaaggggccctagatgaagggcttAAGACTTGGAAAAAACTGCCAAAAAGCAGTGGTCATCGACGACCCTAACGATGGTCCGTTGGTCCCTCAACGGTCGGTCGACCTAGGGAGTTGATTAGACCTGTGAAGTTTAATTGTCTATGCTCTATTTATATCTAAGTATCCACCAACTAGACCCTACCAATGGTCCGTTGTCTCAACGACGTTCCGCAGGTGAAGGTCTGTCAGTGAGGCCTACAATCTGTGAAGTTGCTGCCAACTTGGTGAGTTTTATATAAGTACACCCCAACTGTTTTAAGACCCTAGGTGGATAATTTTAGTGTTTTCATGttatattaaaatagttttatGGCATACACCTAGACAAGACCCGTCTCTTCAAAATATTAAACCTCTCTCTAAAGACAAACTCTCTAAAGACTCTATTGAAAGCTAGAGGTCAAGGAAGGATACGAGGGCTGGTTGGACGTGtctcttcataaaaaaaaaatcctggAATATGGTTCCTTAAGTGAGGTATGGTGTTCATTCTTGAATATCTTTCCATtcaagaagccaacttccaaAAAGGTTTTCTGAACTCAAACTCCTTCTAACTTTTAATTCTACTAGGGGTCTTCTTCTATTTAAGTTTTAATGGTTTAAATGTATTTAGTTTGGGTTGAATTGATTATTTGGATGAAGCTCTTGTTTATGTATACTTCAACCTTTGGCTTGAAATTGGgttatgtgagcatgatttgAGTAGATTATGAACTTGGGTCTTCTTGTATTTGTCATGTTGGTGTAGATACTTCCCAAAGGGACTTAATATGgttaaatattgataaatttcttATGAGTTATGATGGTTTAAATTGATGTTGAGTTGCTTTCATTATAGTTCctgttatgaattgatattgagtGGTACGGTCCATCTTATGGATGGAGGTGCTAATTGAGGAACTTGATGTTATTTAGTATGTTTCAATATGTAATCTTCAAGGTCTAACATGTGAAATGACGAGATAATTGAAATGGGTCTTGTATCGTGTTTTGATGTAGCTTGAATTGCATGCTTGACCTAGTTTAAGtgtaaatgaagtatatgattatgagaaGCATGTAGGgtgtgtaacttgatgaacCAAGGTTAAAGTATGTGTAGAACttgatgaaaatgaaatgactcttatatgcaaggtgtggacatgtacacacacacactttaaaGAATGTATTATactaagttgactaaaaatgGGAATCTTGAGGTGGACACACTTGTTGAGTTTAGATGTGGTGTCTAGTAGCAACCTTTCCATTCCTAGCAAGCTTTATATGATAGACTACTATGTGAAGAAATctgtggggagttatgcctagcactgagaggatatgaaggagaggtggattagattttgtgagttgagatgttgtattttccaaagtacctcttgagatgattactcctcgttagtagagaatgagttacttagtagcaatctccttatcccttaactatgtgtccacataggtgtagctgtAGGGAACTATATGAAAGAGCTAAGAAGTATGACCTTATTCTACGAAAGTGCGGATCCCACATCCTGTAGGGGTTAAAATTTGTATACCATTTCTAGCTCTagttgtctatgtcggttaatcaAATCCCCCACAAAGAATTGATCGAACTAAGTCTTTTAAAGGAACGTAATACTTAGGTTGGTGGTGGTATGGAATGCTCTTTGCTCAATGCATTAGGTAGGACCTTcagaaagggaagacttggtgccaaaccttctaaaagaatgtactacttagggtaggtggtggtatgtgacgcttcttactcattgcactaagtaggtaTTCCgtaagggaagactttggtggtttctCAGGTGTCTTataatgtcttgccattgattaaggggcttgtttctcccgagttgagtaagAAGAAAGGGGTGGTATTGAGGGTTTCTTTAGTGTGTATTGGAGGaagcatatgcatacttcctccATATcataccttagtgagtcttaggatgatTCCGAGCTAGGGAAACTCTTAAGGAAAACGAGTTCACTTTCTGTTTCGCTTAACCTTGGAAGTTCATTCATTTAGTGTAGGATAGTTAAATGTAATTGCTCAAGTTGAATTTATAGTGAATGCTTTAAATTATTCATTGTCAATGTTCAAATGTATTTACTTTAAATGCTTAAGGAGTTCACTATGAAGGTCAAGTTGGTTTTACTATAATGTTCTTGTTGGCTTACAATTATGAGAATTCTTATCTAAGTTTTAAATGATGGTTAGTATGTTGTTTTGCCTTATATTCACGTATGTTTTACTTAAAGTGCATGATTagctatttttactaaaatgtccctttttacatgtttttgcatatgccatacttagtacattgttttgtacataccccatacttttctatactatataagtataggttAGAAGCTTTTTGGAAGGTTTGAAGGCTAGAAGGAAGagcttgggaaagtttctctccaggcaaagtatgtcctcatatattcaagggcatagtccttttcttttttttatttaaagacttgttatgtgttttattttattgtagagggccatgtccctaagatattatgtctattatgtcgtgtctttaagttgccTTGTGACGACGAGATTctctaagtatttatgaaagattgtcttttgttaattattcgtgacaatttttaaatttccgctctactttcatgtcttatgtgatGAACGATAGTAAAGGGCTTGTAAAataccccaaagggtcaagtacgctcGGTCACgaaacaagggttctccctaacttctaaggGGTGATTGAGGGTCGTGACAATATCCTTTTTAATGCAAAAGTCCTCTAAGGGCAAGTGAAGGTGATTGTTTCTTTGTCTTCTGGGCATAAATATCAAGTTGTTGCCCGAGTAGCCATCAAGAAATTCAATACCAACACTTGCCTGCAAGTCCTTCTAACATCGgttccatgaagggcataggaaattGGCCTATTCGTTCCAAGCATTCAACTTCTGATAGTCGATGTAAAATCTCCATTCGGTCACGGGCCCATCGAAATAAGATCATTCCTATTATTAACGACCACATTCATCCCACCCTTTTTAGGCTAGCAATGAACAAGGCACACATAAGTGCTGTCCGCAATAGGATTAATGACCCCATCATCAAACTACTTGATGATCTTTTTTGAACTACTTCTTGCATATGTGGATTCAACCTTCTTTGGTTCTGAATACTAGGTTTGTGATCTggcatgagtttgattttgtggaacaaataccgggagggATCCTAATAATATCCGCAAATAGCCCATCCAATGGCTCACTTGCACCTCTTTAATACCACCACTAAGTACTCTACTTGTTTCCCATTTAAATATGCTGCAATAATCACCAGCAAGGTGTCATCTCTACCCAAAAACACATACCTCAAATGCGGTGGTAGATCCTGAAGCTCTAATTTCGATGCCTCCACAATAGATGGTCTCACAGGTGGAGACTCGTGATGCATCATGTAAAACTCCAACTTCTTCAGCTTTGACCGATATTCACTTGTTTTAAGTGCGGCCACAAAATCATTATACTTTTCAATACCATAACTATATAAATTCAAGATTACATCTGCTAGTGCCTCAACATCTAGTAACTCTTCAATTTGCACTTATGATACACTCTCAACTCTGTAATTTATAGCAGATATtatttggagctcaccactttACTTCATTGACCTAAAGATGTTGGATGTtgtttcttcattgttcaacttAAACATCATCTACGCTTTTTCCATATCGACTAAAGTTCCCAGTGGCAGGGAATTGTCTCCTTAGGATAAAGGGgacctcaaaatcaacctcacgGTCATGAATCACAAAGTCGTTAGGAAAGATAAACGACTCCAGTTTCACAAACACATCAAGGACTAGGTCTAATGGCCTCTTCAAAGTTCGATCGACTATCAGTAACCGCATCACGGTAGTCTTTGGGTGTCCCAAGCCTAAATTCTTATAACTAGACAATGGCATAAGATTTATGCTCGCACCAAGATCACACAGTGCCTTCGCAAAGTGTAGAAACCCTATATTACATAGAATAGTGAAGGCACCTGGATCATACTTCTTTTGCACATGAGACCTTGTAACTGACCTCTCCTTTTTCACCATATCCATCATAAACTCAGCATATCCAGGCATTTACTCTAAAGCATCTATCAATGaaacattgatggaaagctgtTACAACATATTTATAAACTAGTGATATTTACCATCATTCGTTTTCTTCAATAATCTATGCGGAAATGGTTACGGAGGTTTAGGCATAGGGACCACTTTATGAGATAACTCTGCTTCTTTCATTGTTGCATCACCCAACTCTCACATAGCTTACCCCGTCTAGTAGTGACTTCCATGCAATTCCCATAATCCTTTGGTTTCTAGATAGTGTTGCTTGGAAGAGTGTCAGGTTAGCGCGGGTTTGCTGTAGTAGAAAGTTGAGTCATTTGTAGCTTAAGATGCTTTATCGAGACcacatgtgcatccaccttttgtcCAATACAATACAAATTACTTCTAATCTCCTTCTCATACTTATCAGTTTCATCAAACCTTCTCATGATCTTCTTCAGCATATTCTCAATACAAGCAAAATTACTTCCACCTTCCCTAGGGGCAGATTCTCAATTAGTGAGGAGAAACATATGGCACAAACCAATCGTTCTTGCTACCGTAGTTGTTCaagttgaagttgttgtcgcacTTGTAGTTCCCATCTTGAACAAATTGCCTCTCTCGGTTGTAGTTATGTAACACTCCGCAAGTTTATGACTttgtctagagcctcacatcaTAAACCAATCCTTACAAACAATGTTTCTAAGCCTAAATTAATGTATTGAAACTAATTAGgaaattttagatttaaaacATCAAGAAACAACCAAGACATCAGGAGACTAGTAAAATCGACACTaatgtgtcttggcatgtttcaagGTGTTTTAAGTGTcgaaatttagtcaaatttagtaaaaaaagtGCTATACATGTACTAGAGTGTTATTAGGGTCGAAGAATTTGGGTACCACTCCCTAAGGAaaaccctaagggtccttggagagggCCCTAACATTTATTTGACCTAAAACATACAAATTGACAGTGGCCAAACGACAAGACATTGATGGGTCAACGACCCTTCGATGTTGTCGTAGGTCAATACTTAGATTATTCTAAAAAAGGGATCAAAACACCCTCTCTGTACAGAGGAAGGCTTTCAAGTACGGGGCTATCGATGATCAGTGTCCCGTAGACAGGGGTTTGTCGATAGAGTCTCAAGTAGAGTCCCTAATTTTTAGTTGATCAGTTGGTTGGTTAGttagttatgttattaattaagggttaacAGGTGATTAATTAATCTAGTTAAAGGATTATATAATCTACCCTAACTCATA
This portion of the Solanum pennellii chromosome 12, SPENNV200 genome encodes:
- the LOC107006498 gene encoding uncharacterized protein LOC107006498 codes for the protein MPGYAEFMMDMVKKERSVTRSHVQKKYDPGAFTILCNIGFLHFAKALCDLGASINLMPLSSYKNLGLGHPKTTVMRLLIVDRTLKRPLDLVLDVFVKLESFIFPNDFVIHDREVDFEVPFILRRQFPATGNFSRYGKSYNDFVAALKTSEYRSKLKKLEFYMMHHESPPVRPSIVEASKLELQDLPPHLRYVFLGRDDTLLVIIAAYLNGKQVEYLVVVLKRCK